A window of Ignavibacteriales bacterium contains these coding sequences:
- a CDS encoding TonB-dependent receptor — translation MKKFLIAIILISSIANFAQNSSLKGKIISDKNELLEGVNILVSGTQFGAASFRDGSFEIRNLPFGVYTLEVSMIGYAKKKFTVDFNSDYKPITIVLIEEAIQTDQIIVSAGKYEQRVQDLAVSTTILSPDFISRNNFITFDDMLRNVPGVQLNLEQPSIRGSSGYSKGTGARVLVAVNGIPMYSGDTGDITWELIPTADIERIEIIKGPASSLYGSSAIGGVINIITKSSVKNPITHFSTYFGVYDNPAYDFWKWNNSMCNFYGVELTHSGSVDKLGYTFSFKKFDNMSYRQSDYAKRYLGYIKLNYDFNSENHLTFFADYLNMMRGNFLYWKDSRNALVPKDEDNGNTVESNRLFTGLIYHHSFNKKIFAELKSSYYYTKFDGRGIELTTSTANLFRNELLANMILSNEFILTSGVEASYSKIISNIFKNPNFFGAGVFSQLEYKGITNLIATIGLRYDYMKMDSVNNANAITPKIGLNYKLTNDFILRGSLGTGFRAPTPSEVFTTAAVGGGFNIKGNTDLTAETSLSFEIGCNYQPYKTFSIDLSLYQTNYKNYIEANLTKNAEIQFINLPEARIQGLEIGSNFYLIPDLVSINLGYNFMNAKNLADDKYLKYRPRHTFNAQVRFTPNPFDFGINFRYASRVDEIDDLITQPPISLVVDGDKRVPIYVTDISIGYNFLFNTVPAKIYLNAKNIFNYNYVEFIGNIAPIRNYSLSFELFF, via the coding sequence ATGAAAAAATTTTTAATTGCTATAATATTAATCTCATCCATAGCTAACTTTGCACAGAATTCTTCCTTAAAGGGAAAAATTATTTCAGATAAAAATGAACTGCTTGAAGGTGTAAACATTCTAGTCTCGGGTACTCAATTTGGTGCTGCGTCTTTTAGAGATGGAAGTTTTGAAATTAGAAATCTTCCTTTTGGAGTTTATACACTTGAAGTTTCAATGATAGGTTATGCGAAAAAAAAATTCACCGTTGATTTCAATTCTGATTACAAACCAATAACAATTGTTCTGATTGAAGAAGCGATACAAACCGATCAGATCATTGTAAGTGCCGGTAAGTATGAACAAAGGGTTCAAGACTTAGCTGTTAGCACAACAATTCTTTCTCCCGATTTTATATCCCGTAATAATTTTATAACGTTTGATGATATGTTGCGAAACGTTCCTGGTGTACAATTAAATTTGGAACAGCCAAGCATTCGTGGTTCAAGCGGATATAGTAAAGGCACAGGCGCGCGCGTGTTGGTTGCTGTAAATGGTATCCCGATGTATTCCGGCGACACTGGCGATATTACTTGGGAATTAATTCCGACAGCTGATATTGAACGGATAGAAATTATTAAAGGTCCAGCAAGTTCGCTCTATGGTTCATCTGCAATTGGCGGTGTAATAAATATCATCACAAAATCCTCTGTGAAAAATCCGATCACACATTTTAGCACTTACTTTGGAGTATATGATAATCCAGCATATGATTTCTGGAAGTGGAATAACAGTATGTGTAATTTTTACGGAGTAGAACTCACTCACTCAGGATCTGTTGATAAACTTGGTTATACTTTTTCTTTTAAGAAATTTGATAATATGAGTTATCGCCAAAGTGATTATGCCAAACGTTATCTCGGTTACATAAAATTGAATTACGATTTCAATTCAGAAAATCATTTAACATTTTTTGCCGATTATCTAAATATGATGCGCGGCAATTTTCTTTATTGGAAAGATTCACGCAATGCACTTGTTCCCAAAGACGAAGATAACGGCAACACAGTAGAATCAAACCGTTTATTTACCGGATTAATTTATCATCACAGTTTTAATAAAAAGATATTCGCTGAATTAAAATCGAGCTATTACTATACAAAATTTGACGGACGGGGAATTGAACTTACAACTTCAACAGCAAATTTATTTAGAAATGAGCTGCTCGCAAACATGATTTTATCAAACGAGTTTATTCTTACTTCCGGAGTTGAAGCATCATATTCAAAAATCATTTCCAACATTTTCAAGAATCCGAATTTCTTTGGAGCCGGTGTTTTTTCCCAATTAGAATACAAGGGAATAACAAATTTAATTGCAACTATCGGTCTGCGTTATGATTACATGAAGATGGATTCTGTTAATAATGCAAATGCAATTACACCTAAGATCGGCTTAAACTATAAACTCACAAATGATTTTATACTACGCGGATCGTTAGGAACCGGTTTTCGGGCACCGACTCCGTCTGAGGTTTTTACTACTGCTGCAGTTGGAGGAGGTTTCAATATCAAAGGAAATACTGATCTCACTGCCGAGACAAGTTTATCATTTGAGATCGGTTGTAATTACCAGCCGTATAAAACTTTTTCTATTGATCTCTCTTTGTATCAAACCAATTACAAAAATTATATCGAAGCCAACCTAACCAAAAATGCAGAGATACAATTTATTAATTTGCCCGAAGCGCGGATACAAGGTTTGGAGATTGGTTCTAATTTTTATTTAATCCCCGATCTTGTTTCAATAAATCTTGGTTATAATTTTATGAACGCAAAAAATTTAGCTGATGATAAATATTTGAAATACAGACCGCGCCATACTTTTAATGCTCAAGTTAGGTTTACGCCAAATCCTTTCGACTTCGGAATTAATTTTAGATATGCGAGCAGAGTTGATGAAATTGATGATCTTATTACTCAACCGCCGATCTCTTTAGTTGTTGATGGCGATAAACGCGTTCCAATTTATGTTACTGATATAAGTATTGGATATAATTTTCTTTTCAACACTGTTCCGGCAAAAATATATTTAAATGCCAAAAACATTTTTAATTATAATTACGTTGAGTTCATCGGCAACATTGCACCGATAAGAAATTACTCGCTGAGTTTTGAATTGTTTTTCTAG
- a CDS encoding class I SAM-dependent methyltransferase — MSERVCPVWIGYLLLSPIRKLFQNPNKILSPYIKDGMKVMDVGCAMGYFSLELAKLVGANGKVICVDMQEKMLDVLKKRAGKVNLLERIETRLCNQESLGLDDLKEKLDFVLAFAMVHEVPDPVPFMKEVSGTIKRKGYLLISEPAGHVSEDDFKKTISIAGQNNLKVIERPKIKGSISALFQKE; from the coding sequence ATGTCAGAACGTGTTTGTCCGGTCTGGATCGGTTATTTATTATTAAGTCCGATAAGAAAATTATTTCAAAATCCGAATAAGATTCTAAGTCCGTACATTAAGGATGGAATGAAAGTAATGGATGTGGGATGCGCTATGGGTTATTTCAGTTTGGAGCTTGCAAAGTTAGTGGGTGCAAATGGAAAAGTAATTTGCGTTGATATGCAGGAAAAGATGCTCGATGTTTTAAAGAAGCGCGCCGGAAAAGTTAATTTATTGGAAAGGATTGAAACGCGTTTGTGCAATCAAGAATCTCTCGGACTTGATGATCTAAAAGAAAAATTAGATTTTGTTCTTGCTTTTGCAATGGTTCATGAGGTTCCTGATCCAGTTCCTTTTATGAAAGAAGTTTCCGGCACAATAAAAAGAAAAGGTTATTTACTCATTTCTGAACCGGCCGGACATGTATCTGAAGATGATTTTAAGAAGACAATTTCAATTGCCGGACAGAATAATTTAAAAGTAATTGAAAGACCAAAAATTAAAGGAAGCATTAGCGCTTTATTTCAGAAAGAATAA
- a CDS encoding cation transporter, which yields MKTDKTILYKYAVILAIITVFYNLIEGLISVYFGMQDETISLFGFGLDSFVEVISGIGIWHMLIRIKNKDEERDEFEKTALRITGTAFYILVAGLVTTAIFNIYINHKPETTFWGIVISLISIITMSALIFFKMKVGRALNSKALIADANCTKTCLYLSIILLATSICYELTGFGGIDSAGALLIAYFSFKEGREVFEKAKTGKNCECENNH from the coding sequence ATAAGTATGCAGTTATACTTGCAATCATTACTGTATTTTATAATCTCATAGAAGGATTGATTTCCGTTTACTTCGGGATGCAGGACGAAACCATTTCTCTTTTTGGTTTTGGTCTAGATTCTTTTGTGGAAGTCATCTCCGGTATCGGCATATGGCACATGCTGATAAGAATAAAAAATAAGGATGAAGAACGGGATGAGTTCGAAAAAACCGCTTTAAGAATTACCGGAACAGCATTCTATATTTTAGTAGCAGGTTTGGTTACAACAGCAATCTTCAATATTTATATCAACCATAAACCCGAAACAACGTTTTGGGGAATTGTGATTTCTCTTATTTCGATAATCACAATGTCTGCATTAATATTTTTCAAAATGAAAGTTGGAAGAGCGCTTAACTCTAAAGCATTAATCGCTGATGCAAATTGCACAAAAACCTGTCTCTATCTTTCAATTATTCTTCTTGCGACAAGTATATGTTATGAGTTAACGGGATTTGGCGGGATTGATTCTGCCGGGGCATTATTAATAGCTTATTTTTCTTTTAAGGAAGGGAGAGAGGTATTTGAAAAAGCTAAGACCGGTAAGAACTGCGAATGCGAAAACAATCATTAA